Proteins co-encoded in one Spirosoma endbachense genomic window:
- a CDS encoding META domain-containing protein encodes MLKATRHFLLAVLVGLCSFSCTKTPVDSDNPTPSAGLQAMRASFGSLAGEWVLTNYKNQPLAPTLQNRATLVLKKQTDETLEAGGRSFVNYYGGSFSLDESKGLVISTNGLISTKMAGSAEDMQAETTYYNNLEKAIYFELANTGQLLLYIGPKGDASTEVLYFSKK; translated from the coding sequence ATTTCCTTCTCGCAGTACTTGTTGGCCTGTGCTCGTTTAGCTGTACCAAAACTCCTGTTGATTCTGACAATCCGACCCCATCAGCCGGTTTGCAGGCGATGCGGGCAAGTTTTGGTTCGTTAGCTGGCGAATGGGTACTGACTAATTATAAGAACCAACCACTGGCCCCTACTCTACAAAATCGGGCAACTCTCGTACTCAAGAAACAGACAGATGAAACCCTGGAAGCGGGTGGTCGTAGTTTTGTTAACTATTATGGTGGTTCCTTCAGTCTGGACGAGTCGAAAGGGCTGGTCATTTCCACAAACGGCCTGATTTCGACCAAGATGGCGGGTTCAGCCGAAGACATGCAGGCTGAAACGACCTACTATAACAATCTGGAAAAAGCCATCTATTTTGAACTAGCCAATACTGGCCAGCTTCTGTTGTATATTGGTCCCAAGGGTGACGCCAGCACTGAAGTCCTCTATTTCAGCAAGAAGTAA
- a CDS encoding iron chaperone, whose protein sequence is MTTDKPSNIDEYIAGFPADIQKSLEQIRETIKSAAPEAEETIKYAMPTYTLNGNLIHFAAFKNHIGLYPTPTGIEAFKEELSLYKGAKGSVQFPLDKPMPLNLIARIVKFRVMKSLEKPEQKKRANR, encoded by the coding sequence ATGACAACCGATAAGCCCAGCAACATTGACGAGTATATCGCAGGGTTTCCAGCCGACATTCAAAAAAGTCTGGAACAAATTCGTGAGACAATAAAAAGCGCAGCGCCGGAAGCCGAAGAAACGATCAAGTATGCAATGCCGACTTACACACTGAACGGGAACCTGATTCACTTTGCCGCCTTTAAAAACCACATCGGACTTTATCCAACACCAACTGGAATTGAGGCATTCAAAGAAGAACTTTCTCTGTATAAAGGTGCGAAAGGATCAGTCCAATTCCCGCTTGACAAACCAATGCCCTTAAACCTGATTGCCAGAATTGTGAAGTTCAGAGTAATGAAGAGTCTGGAAAAACCGGAGCAAAAGAAAAGAGCGAATCGGTAA
- a CDS encoding serine hydrolase domain-containing protein, producing the protein MRVYYLVPRVFISMILIVLVAYGCKRNADPVPAPVVLTDLFARTLTDSLQNRNLGYGFVIYEGNEFKASGSGGLKSRTVDAQGEKPYTIDTKMHIASMSKTIAAMAFTQLAAQKGIKTTDKIVKYLPQSWPKGENIDQITFRELFNHRSGIIGLGGDCRNGSYTENIYSGLKQLIAKGVKTANRGQYCYQNANVGLFRLLIPALTGYVFTGNDDTDDRQTQLLYLTFVQKNIFEKIGLTDIQPSQPVSGPTYNYDYPYSGRKGWDPGSFYNTLGAYGWYLTPQEAGKLYASVLSSSDQSILPTAYKDTLLLNNLGCFRASTSLGDLAYHDGWWYYDSKVPYFGLRTTWMKLPGNLTVVLFTNALNSQTGFFPSTDGTDIIPFVFRAYDRARKLKGARTGTATIVLEHPEPH; encoded by the coding sequence ATGAGAGTTTACTATTTAGTGCCCCGCGTTTTCATAAGCATGATTTTAATCGTGCTGGTTGCTTATGGCTGTAAACGTAATGCTGACCCCGTACCGGCCCCTGTAGTACTGACCGACTTGTTTGCCCGCACCTTAACCGATTCGCTCCAGAACCGGAATCTGGGGTATGGCTTCGTTATCTACGAAGGCAACGAATTTAAAGCGTCAGGTAGTGGCGGCCTAAAGTCACGCACAGTTGATGCCCAGGGCGAGAAGCCGTATACGATCGATACGAAAATGCACATTGCCAGCATGAGCAAAACAATTGCGGCTATGGCTTTTACGCAGTTGGCCGCTCAGAAAGGCATTAAAACGACGGATAAAATTGTGAAATACCTCCCGCAATCCTGGCCGAAAGGGGAGAACATAGACCAGATTACATTTCGGGAACTGTTCAACCACCGGAGTGGTATCATTGGCCTCGGGGGCGATTGTCGCAATGGTAGCTATACCGAAAATATTTATTCGGGTTTGAAACAACTGATCGCGAAGGGAGTCAAGACCGCTAATCGTGGGCAGTATTGCTATCAGAACGCCAATGTTGGCTTGTTCAGGCTGCTGATTCCGGCCTTAACGGGCTATGTGTTTACGGGCAACGACGACACCGATGATCGACAGACGCAGCTGCTTTATTTAACGTTTGTTCAAAAAAATATCTTTGAAAAAATCGGGTTGACCGATATTCAGCCCAGTCAGCCCGTGAGTGGACCTACCTATAATTACGACTACCCGTATTCGGGCCGGAAAGGCTGGGACCCCGGCAGTTTTTACAATACGCTGGGCGCTTATGGCTGGTATCTGACACCTCAGGAAGCAGGGAAACTCTATGCGAGTGTACTGTCCTCCTCCGACCAATCAATACTGCCGACTGCGTATAAAGATACGCTGTTGCTGAATAATTTAGGCTGTTTTCGGGCGTCAACTTCGCTGGGCGATCTGGCTTACCATGATGGATGGTGGTATTATGACAGTAAAGTGCCTTATTTTGGCTTGCGGACTACCTGGATGAAATTGCCTGGCAATCTGACGGTCGTGTTATTCACCAATGCGCTGAATAGCCAGACCGGTTTTTTCCCATCGACCGATGGAACGGACATTATACCGTTTGTTTTTCGTGCTTATGATCGGGCCCGTAAGCTGAAAGGGGCACGTACAGGAACAGCGACCATTGTGCTGGAACATCCGGAGCCGCATTGA
- a CDS encoding glycoside hydrolase family protein, translating into MQKRLPDTRLILLLFLVFLFCGWIASDQNQSGTHADDEFPAELVSFMPYKSNPIFAGTGEDTWDQKIRERGYILHEGDTYHLWYTGYRENGDKTKYLGYATSADGLTWVRSKNNPIFKSDWVEDMMVVKAGETYYMFAEGKDDIAHLLTSTDRVNWKEQGPLNIRNTNGQPLSKGPYGTPAAWKEGDVWYLFYERKDQAVWLATSKDLKVWTNVQDEPVLAKGPGDYDRYAVAMNQVIRHKGLYYAYYHASAFADWREWTTNVAVSKDLIHWKKYSGNPLVGGNKSSGILVNDGQRYRLYTMHPAVNVFLPK; encoded by the coding sequence ATGCAAAAACGACTACCTGACACTAGACTGATACTCCTGCTTTTTTTGGTATTCCTGTTCTGTGGGTGGATAGCTTCTGATCAGAATCAATCCGGCACGCATGCCGACGACGAGTTCCCGGCAGAACTGGTTTCATTCATGCCTTATAAAAGCAATCCAATTTTTGCGGGCACGGGCGAAGATACCTGGGATCAGAAAATTCGCGAACGCGGGTATATTCTGCATGAGGGAGATACCTATCATCTGTGGTATACGGGCTACCGGGAAAATGGCGATAAAACGAAATACCTCGGCTATGCGACTTCGGCGGATGGTCTGACCTGGGTACGATCGAAGAATAACCCAATTTTTAAGTCAGATTGGGTCGAAGATATGATGGTGGTCAAAGCTGGTGAAACATACTATATGTTTGCTGAAGGTAAGGATGACATTGCGCATTTACTGACATCAACAGATCGCGTCAACTGGAAAGAGCAAGGGCCGCTCAACATTCGAAACACCAATGGCCAGCCGCTGAGTAAAGGCCCTTATGGAACCCCAGCGGCCTGGAAAGAAGGCGATGTGTGGTACCTGTTTTACGAACGGAAAGATCAGGCAGTTTGGCTGGCCACGTCAAAAGATCTGAAGGTTTGGACGAATGTGCAGGATGAGCCCGTATTGGCGAAAGGCCCCGGCGACTATGATCGATATGCGGTTGCCATGAATCAGGTAATTCGCCATAAAGGATTGTATTATGCTTATTACCATGCATCGGCGTTTGCGGACTGGCGCGAATGGACGACTAATGTTGCAGTGTCGAAAGATCTGATTCACTGGAAAAAATATTCGGGGAACCCACTGGTCGGCGGCAATAAATCGAGCGGAATTCTGGTCAATGACGGCCAGCGATACCGACTCTACACCATGCATCCAGCCGTGAATGTTTTCCTGCCCAAATAG
- a CDS encoding VF530 family protein: MQDTQPNNPLHGKTLETILNELVDYYGWQRLGDRINIRCFTDNPSVKSSLTFLRKTPWARQKVEELYLNLNR, translated from the coding sequence ATGCAAGACACCCAGCCCAACAACCCGTTGCACGGCAAAACGCTCGAAACAATCCTCAATGAACTGGTGGATTATTATGGCTGGCAGCGGCTGGGCGACCGGATTAACATCCGCTGCTTTACCGATAACCCAAGTGTGAAATCCAGCCTGACTTTTTTGCGCAAAACGCCCTGGGCGCGTCAGAAAGTAGAAGAACTTTATCTGAACCTGAATCGATAA
- a CDS encoding aldo/keto reductase has product MEYRQLGASGLRVPVLSFGTGTFGGGTKFFKAWGSTQVEEASRMVNLCLDAGVNLFDTADVYSNGISEEILGKALTGLRDKVILSTKATFPMSAETNNMGSSRYHLIKSCEDSLRRLNTDHIDIYHMHGFDGLTPVEETLHTLNTLVQSGKVRYIACSNFSGWHLMKSLAISEKYGWARYIGHQAYYSLVSREYEWELMPLALDQNVGTLVWSPLSAGRLSGKYRRNQPIPEDARIAQGGGEGPPIPDDFFYGIIDTLDELAAETEKSVTQVALNWLLQRPTVSTLVVGARNEEQLTQNLGAIGWHLTKEQVARLDAASHRDPIYPYWHQRAVSSQINPPPVW; this is encoded by the coding sequence ATGGAGTATAGGCAATTAGGGGCTTCTGGTTTAAGAGTACCCGTTTTAAGCTTTGGCACTGGCACGTTTGGGGGTGGTACAAAATTTTTCAAAGCCTGGGGCAGCACACAGGTTGAGGAGGCAAGTCGAATGGTCAATCTCTGCCTCGATGCTGGTGTGAACCTGTTCGATACCGCCGATGTCTATTCCAACGGTATATCGGAGGAAATTCTGGGAAAAGCCCTCACGGGTCTGCGTGACAAGGTGATTCTTTCGACCAAGGCAACGTTCCCGATGAGTGCCGAAACGAACAATATGGGTTCGTCACGCTACCATCTTATCAAATCCTGCGAAGACAGCCTTCGTCGGTTAAATACCGATCACATCGATATCTACCACATGCACGGCTTCGACGGGCTCACTCCGGTTGAAGAAACGCTGCATACTTTGAATACCCTGGTTCAAAGCGGAAAGGTGCGCTACATTGCCTGCTCTAATTTTTCGGGCTGGCATTTGATGAAGTCGCTGGCGATCTCCGAAAAATATGGCTGGGCACGCTATATAGGCCACCAGGCTTACTATTCGCTCGTTAGCCGTGAATATGAATGGGAGCTTATGCCACTAGCCCTCGATCAAAACGTGGGTACGCTTGTCTGGAGCCCCCTATCGGCGGGTCGGTTAAGTGGTAAATATCGCCGGAATCAGCCAATACCCGAAGATGCCCGCATTGCTCAGGGTGGTGGTGAAGGCCCTCCGATTCCAGACGATTTTTTTTATGGGATCATTGATACACTGGACGAACTTGCGGCTGAAACCGAAAAATCAGTAACCCAGGTAGCATTGAACTGGCTCTTGCAGCGCCCTACGGTTTCAACCCTGGTTGTCGGTGCCCGGAATGAGGAACAACTGACTCAGAACCTGGGGGCAATAGGCTGGCATTTAACGAAAGAACAGGTTGCCCGACTCGATGCTGCCAGCCACCGGGACCCTATTTATCCATACTGGCATCAACGCGCCGTATCCTCGCAAATTAATCCGCCACCTGTCTGGTAA
- a CDS encoding oxygenase MpaB family protein — MPVVYKKRLGLFRDPAVQQELQTLDPVRDHQRMVHLLTAYEFPFDITRALELALFHTYASPRVSGLLARTGEFERHGQKRYDDTSRLISEFMESGYGSEKGQRAIAHMNLIHGHYRIDNADFLFVLATFVFYPIDWLNQYGWRKLTATEELALFYFFREVGRQMNLNNLPETPAEMRAFTDAYEAQYFRYTESNRRIADSTVKIVQGWFPGLLHALVQPTFSALINDKLRLAFGYKQPSGWFTGLIRGALWIRKLPLRWITFKPYPSLIEKTSFRYYPAGPPEIEAVGPEEIIRKIK; from the coding sequence ATGCCGGTTGTTTATAAAAAACGTTTGGGCTTATTCCGCGACCCGGCGGTTCAGCAGGAATTGCAAACGTTAGACCCAGTCCGCGACCACCAGCGCATGGTTCATCTGCTGACGGCTTATGAATTTCCGTTCGACATTACCCGCGCGCTCGAACTGGCGCTTTTTCATACCTATGCCAGTCCGCGCGTATCGGGCTTGCTGGCTCGCACGGGCGAATTCGAGCGGCATGGACAAAAACGGTACGACGACACGAGTCGCCTGATTTCGGAATTTATGGAGTCGGGTTATGGGAGCGAAAAAGGGCAACGAGCCATTGCCCACATGAACCTGATTCATGGGCATTACCGCATCGACAACGCTGACTTTTTGTTTGTGCTGGCCACGTTTGTTTTTTATCCGATTGACTGGCTCAATCAATATGGCTGGCGAAAACTGACCGCCACCGAGGAACTGGCTCTGTTCTATTTTTTCCGGGAGGTTGGCCGCCAGATGAATCTGAATAACCTACCCGAAACACCAGCCGAGATGAGGGCGTTTACCGATGCCTACGAAGCTCAGTATTTTCGATACACGGAAAGTAACCGACGGATTGCCGACTCGACCGTGAAGATTGTGCAGGGGTGGTTTCCCGGTCTTTTACATGCCCTGGTACAGCCAACCTTTTCGGCCTTGATTAACGACAAATTACGACTGGCTTTTGGCTATAAACAACCCTCTGGCTGGTTTACCGGCTTAATCAGGGGGGCTTTATGGATTCGTAAATTGCCCTTACGATGGATTACATTCAAACCTTACCCATCGCTGATCGAGAAAACGTCGTTTCGCTACTACCCCGCTGGACCGCCAGAGATCGAAGCCGTCGGACCAGAAGAGATTATCAGGAAAATCAAGTAA
- a CDS encoding LysR family transcriptional regulator produces the protein MLSLQHEIFLEVARLLSFTKASQILFLSQSAISKHIKALEAFYKTALFERHGNTISLTQAGQLLYQKGLEASQLKTELHQQLQQLSASFLPTTRLAVGSSTTISLYVLPPVLSAYLRQHPNMQIQVLNRNSSNIQKALLDHEIDVGIVETLTQVNTLTYTPFITDQVLAVCSRNSPLRNRTLRIDEIPQLPLAVREQGSGTLAVVEDTLQKQGIRPADLRILIRLGGTEALKNFVLADTCLAFLPKRAILKELASGELVEVPVENLSIERTFQFIQRKGTENNQLVNAFIRYTRRYYSEME, from the coding sequence ATGCTCTCGTTACAACACGAAATTTTTCTGGAAGTCGCCCGCCTGCTTAGCTTTACCAAAGCCAGCCAGATCTTATTTTTGAGCCAATCGGCCATTAGTAAACACATAAAAGCCCTGGAAGCGTTTTATAAAACGGCATTATTCGAACGCCATGGCAACACCATCAGTCTTACGCAGGCGGGTCAGCTATTATACCAGAAAGGACTGGAAGCCAGTCAGTTAAAAACTGAATTACACCAGCAACTACAGCAACTCAGCGCTAGTTTTTTACCCACAACCCGGCTGGCTGTAGGGTCCAGCACCACTATTAGCCTGTATGTATTGCCTCCTGTTCTGTCGGCCTATCTGCGTCAGCATCCCAACATGCAGATTCAGGTGCTGAACCGCAATTCAAGCAATATCCAGAAAGCATTGCTCGATCATGAAATCGATGTTGGTATCGTTGAAACCTTAACGCAGGTTAACACACTGACGTACACCCCTTTTATCACCGATCAGGTGCTTGCCGTCTGCTCCCGAAACAGCCCACTTCGTAACAGAACGCTACGCATTGACGAAATTCCTCAGCTTCCCTTAGCCGTTCGTGAGCAAGGTTCAGGTACGCTGGCCGTCGTTGAAGACACATTGCAGAAACAGGGAATTCGACCTGCCGATTTACGGATTCTCATACGACTTGGCGGCACCGAAGCCCTTAAAAATTTCGTACTGGCCGACACCTGCCTGGCTTTTCTGCCGAAGCGGGCCATTCTGAAAGAACTGGCTTCCGGCGAGTTAGTTGAGGTGCCTGTTGAGAACCTGTCCATTGAGCGTACGTTCCAGTTTATCCAGCGCAAGGGTACCGAAAACAATCAGTTAGTGAACGCATTCATTCGGTATACCCGACGCTACTATTCAGAAATGGAATAA